The Oncorhynchus masou masou isolate Uvic2021 chromosome 6, UVic_Omas_1.1, whole genome shotgun sequence genome has a window encoding:
- the LOC135542031 gene encoding delta-1-pyrroline-5-carboxylate dehydrogenase, mitochondrial-like codes for MLHWNMLRVRSAFYQSWRGFRTFPCAAVEVKNEPILGFNEGSPERAELQKALDDLKGKTEEIPCVVGDEHVWTKDIRYQLSPFNHSHKLAKFCYADKELLNKAILASVAARREWDLKPIQDRAQVLFKAADIISGPKRAEILAKTMIGQGKTVVQAEIDAAAELIDFFRFNAKHAVELESQQPLDSDGSTNTMLYRGLEGFIAAVAPFNFTAIGGNLAGTPALMGNVVLWKPSDTAMSASYAVYNVLRDSGLPPNIIQFVPADGPVFGDTITSSEHLAGINFTGSVPTFKRLWKQVAQNLDVYKNFPRVAGECGGKNFHFVHKSADVQSVVTGTIRSAFEYGGQKCSACSRMYVPDSLWPQIKQGLLDIHKQLKVGDPVEDWNTFFSAVIDDKSFARIKKWLDHAKSSPKLNIIAGGHCNDKKGYFVEPTIIESTDPQEAIMAEEIFGPVLSVYVYPENDYLEVLHLIDNTSPYALTGAVFALDKNVVNEAAKALRNAAGNYYVNDKSTGSIVAQQPFGGARASGTNDKPGGPHYVLRWTSPQVVKATHVPLREWKYPYMG; via the exons ATGCTCCATTGGAACATGCTGCGTGTGAGATCAGCATTCTACCAGTCTTGGAGGGG cTTCAGGACCTTCCCCTGTGCAGCTGTTGAGGTGAAGAATGAGCCCATCCTGGGATTCAACGAGGGCAGTCCAGAGAGGGCCGAGCTGCAGAAG GCCCTGGATGACCTGAAGGGGAAGACAGAGGAGATTCCCTGTGTGGTTGGAGATGAACATGTGTGGACCAAAGACATCAGATACCAGCTATCC CCCTTCAACCACTCTCACAAACTGGCCAAGTTTTGCTATGCTGACAAG GAGCTGCTCAACAAGGCTATCTTGGCCTCTGTGGCGGCGAGGAGAGAATGGGACCTGAAACCCATCCAGGACCGAGCCCAGGTCCTCTTTAAGGCTGCCGACATCATCAGTGGACCTAAGAGAGCTGAGATTCTGGCCAAAACCATGATCGGCCAG GGTAAAACAGTGGTGCAGGCAGAGATTGATGCAGCTGCAGAGCTAATAGACTTCTTCCGGTTCAATGCGAAGCACGCTGTTGAACTGGAGAGCCAGCAGCCCCTGGACAGTGACGGTAGCACCAACACCATGCTCTACCGTGGGCTGGAG GGTTTCATAGCTGCTGTTGCCCCATTTAACTTCACTGCAATTGGTGGAAACCTGGCAGGTACACCTGCTCTCATG GGTAATGTAGTTCTGTGGAAGCCTAGTGACACAGCCATGTCAGCTAGCTACGCCGTCTACAATGTCCTCCGGGATTCAGGGTTGCCCCCCAACATCATCCAGTTTGTGCCGGCTGATGGACCAGTATTTGGAGACACCATCACCTCCTCTGAACACCTTGCTGGCATCAACTTCACTGGCAGTGTCCC TACCTTCAAGCGCCTGTGGAAACAGGTGGCCCAGAACCTGGATGTCTACAAGAATTTTCCTCGGGTGGCAGGAG aatgcgGTGGTAAGAACTTCCATTTTGTGCACAAGTCAGCAGATGTGCAGAGTGTGGTGACCGGGACCATCCGCTCAGCGTTTGAGTATGGAGGGCAGAAGTGCTCGGCCTGCTCCAGGATGTATGTACCAGACTCTCTTTGGCCCCAGATCAAACAGGGGCTCCTGGACATCCACAAGCAGCTCAAAGTGGGAGAC CCCGTGGAGGACTGGAATACATTCTTCTCTGCTGTGATTGATGACAAG TCCTTTGCTCGTATTAAGAAGTGGTTGGACCATGCCAAGTCTTCCCCTAAGTTGAACATTATTGCTGGGGGCCACTGTAATGACAAGAAGGGTTACTTTGTGGAGCCCACCATCATTGAGAGCACAGACCCACAAGAAGCCATCATGGCCGAG GAAATCTTTGGGCCagttctgtctgtctatgtttacCCTGAGAACGACTACCTGGAAGTTCTGCACCTGATAGACAACACATCACCATATGCCCTGACAGGAGCTGTCTTTGCTCTCGATAA GAATGTTGTGAATGAGGCAGCCAAAGCCTTGCGGAACGCTGCAGGAAATTACTATGTTAATGACAAGTCCACTGGCTCTATTGTCGCCCAGCAACCATTTGGTGGCGCCAGAGCTTCAG GTACTAATGACAAACCTGGTGGTCCTCACTACGTACTGAGATGGACGTCCCCACAGGTGGTCAAGGCCACCCACGTCCCGCTCCGAGAATGGAAGTACCCCTATATGGGTTAA
- the LOC135541101 gene encoding transcription factor HES-5-like, with the protein MAPVNMCNIVRTTKDKIKLRKPVVEKMRRDRINSSIEQLKSLLKTELQAHQPNSKLEKADILETAVFYLKDNSTRPASSFNVASPVQSYAEGFTRCLEETLRFLSAHNQPTDSQHKLVDHFHRVQKLGERVALSPNRATVPHNSRTPKCVTAGGRGHLWRPW; encoded by the exons ATGGCTCCTGTCAATATGTGCAACATTGTGAGGACCACGAAAGATAAAATCAAA CTGAGAAAACCAGTGGTCGAGAAGATGCGCCGAGACCGCATCAACAGCAGCATCGAACAGCTCAAGTCACTCCTCAAAACCGAACTTCAAGCACACCAACCCAACTCTAAACTGGAGAAGGCTGACATTCTCGAGACAGCTGTGTTTTACCTGAAAGACAACAGCACGCGCCCTGCTTCTTCATTCAACGTAGCGTCACCTGTCCAGAGCTACGCGGAGGGATTCACCCGCTGCCTGGAGGAGACGCTGCGTTTCCTCTCAGCGCACAACCAGCCGACTGACTCGCAACATAAGCTTGTCGATCACTTCCATCGGGTACAGAAACTTGGTGAGAGAGTCGCGCTGAGTCCAAACCGCGCGACGGTCCCTCACAACAGCAGAACTCCGAAATGTGTCACGGCAGGTGGAAGAGGGCATTTGTGGAGACCCTGGTGA
- the LOC135541102 gene encoding transcription factor HES-5-like, whose product MAPTYTRDSDNTMLSTKDKHKLRKPVVEKMRRDRINTCIEQLKTLLEREFHKQDPNAKLEKADILEMTVGFLKQQLQPQRPVLQRAHSEGYSQCWRETLHFLSSSSMKDMMLHNLQRAGQDICLSSPLSSQHQNHSQGPVKQAITGHKSVWRPW is encoded by the exons ATGGCTCCTACCTACACCAGAGACTCTGACAACACCATGCTCTCTACTAAAGACAAACATAAA CTAAGGAAACCAGTTGTGGAGAAGATGCGTAGAGACCGCATCAACACCTGCATAGAGCAGCTCAAGACCCTGCTGGAGAGGGAGTTCCACAAACAGGACCCCAATGCCAAGCTGGAGAAGGCTGACATCCTGGAGATGACGGTGGGTTTCCTGAAGCAGCAGCTGCAGCCTCAGCGCCCAGTCCTTCAGAGGGCCCACAGTGAGGGCTACTCCCAGTGCTGGAGGGAGACACTGCACTTCCTGTCTTCCAGCTCCATGAAGGACATGATGCTCCATAACCTCCAGAGAGCTGGACAggacatctgtctctcctctccactctcctcccaaCACCAAAACCACAGCCAGGGCCCAGTGAAGCAGGCCATCACAGGCCACAAATCAGTCTGGAGGCCGTGGTAG
- the LOC135541103 gene encoding transcription factor HES-5-like yields the protein MASTYTRDSDNTMLSTKDKHKLRKPVVEKMRRDRINTCIEQLKTLLEREFHKQDPNAKLEKADILEMTVGFLKQQLQPQRPVLQRAHSEGYSQCWRETLHFLSSSSMKDMMLHNLQRAGQDICLSSPLSSQHQNHSQGPVKQAITGHKSVWRPW from the exons ATGGCTTCTACCTACACCAGAGACTCTGACAACACCATGCTCTCTACTAAAGACAAACATAAA CTAAGGAAACCAGTTGTGGAGAAGATGCGTAGAGACCGCATCAACACCTGCATAGAGCAGCTCAAGACCCTGCTGGAGAGGGAGTTCCACAAACAGGACCCCAATGCCAAGCTGGAGAAGGCTGACATCCTGGAGATGACGGTGGGTTTCCTGAAGCAGCAGCTGCAGCCTCAGCGCCCAGTCCTTCAGAGGGCCCACAGTGAGGGCTACTCCCAGTGCTGGAGGGAGACACTGCACTTCCTGTCTTCCAGCTCCATGAAGGACATGATGCTCCATAACCTCCAGAGAGCTGGACAggacatctgtctctcctctccactctcctcccaaCACCAAAACCACAGCCAGGGCCCAGTGAAGCAGGCCATCACAGGCCACAAATCAGTCTGGAGGCCGTGGTAG